In a single window of the Pithys albifrons albifrons isolate INPA30051 chromosome 19, PitAlb_v1, whole genome shotgun sequence genome:
- the BPTF gene encoding nucleosome-remodeling factor subunit BPTF isoform X5, whose protein sequence is MRGRRGRPAKQQQPAAAAPASTAAPAGPIGGLRSRQRGTSRGRWAAAAQPEAPAGPKQQHKAAGAAQASPPAAASPRGAGRRKAGGGTPGKGRGRAGSAQPGAAAGGGGGHGRAASARRSISKVVYDDHESEEEEDESMVSEEEEEEADPEDNQDSEEEDEEEIMEEDDDDDSDYPEEMEDEDDASYCTESSFRSHSTYSSTPGRRRQRAHRPRSPILEEKDIPPLEFPKSSEDLMVPSEHIMNVIAIYEVLRNFGTVLRLSPFRFEDFCAALVSQEQCTLMAEMHIVLLKAVLREEDTSNTTFGPADLKDSVNSTLYFIDGMTWPEVLRVYCESDKEYHHVLPYQETEDYPYGPVENKIKVLQFLVDQFLTTNIAREELMSEGVIQYDDHCRVCHKLGDLLCCETCSAVYHLECVKPPLEEVPEDEWQCEVCVAHKVPGVTDCVAEIQKNKPYIRHEPIGYDRHRRKYWFLNRRIIIEEDSESEKDKKIWYYSTKIQLAELIECLDKDYWEADLCKTLEELREEVHRHMDVTEDLTNKARGNNKSFLSAANDEILDIIRARKGEIVEDKNTGDEEGEKAKSDVDNDQTDAERDKEDSGDQDKTEETHNEQDVEKEKTEEATVVGDKSNSVTPSDDNTTNPSAGDSSCPEGKSVGCQSEPPDSKNVAEKKVAPEPPLQLSEETGQMIPSSSGCAAPAQPEAENSSGSEQNDSFRSLEDADNAEGASQASEDIGEKSNGERSDSPGAGRGTGGSTRMLTRLRNPDSKLSQMKNQQVAAAAQEANKLYKEPREVLVVNSQGEVSRVSTKKDVVIKANMNNYFKLGQEGKYRVYHNQYATNSFALNKHQHREDHDKRRHLSHKFCLTPAGEFKWNGSVHGSKVLTISTLRLTIIQLENNIPASFLHPNWASHRSNWIKAVQMCSKPREFALALAILECAIKPVVMLPIWRESLGHTRLRRMTAIEREEKEKVKKKERKQEEEETMQQATWVKYTFPVKHQVWKQKGEEYRVTGYGGWSWISKTHVHRFMPKLPGNTNANYRKLLSTKSEDEKCNLDKRKGPTKVKTEKDRAREPRDVQAKDKADGSETLEKVKEEKLCEEKAEVDTISENLDHAKDTVEKEIDGENDKVIKEEPMDVDDVKSESSLKDEDGPCKLDIINVSEGFHLRTCYKRKVKSSKLDGLLERRIRQFTLEEKQRLERLRLEAAGRAGGTGAGSPQGHPEQPLRRGREGTQGDISAQGQPCVSGKSQAEDAERDSLPISSISSTKTGEEDEPLTSKGEGQLLGEGSPHSSEGESSIHNDGKENSPEPMAAKCQGQEALGEPESSLVDGLKQTSTGGRVKWDVSDTDEKSLKQKLPMTRVSQRELENLGPVVPESGCRRDPVATPERPESDSEQQSKDPENNCITKSHEETSSSQESEMEEEIAPVKTESKSEKKIKFHQKSASKDLEPLKTGLSSERNFESQTLEHMDGVDVNEDSLSSKLTEANGQKKGQELKVETSTVNKYLDQTNVNTDKRNNKDEETETDVGKEKSSFQMNGKDSAIKGLSNADCSVKDTCEARAGDIEPKVNNINKSLPEHEIKPLTFKESAVKPFMNGDIVVEDTKDKKNVDSKSCLQSSPRSESGESLQPAGEVPKYVQKAGQNQLSPEGSASAGSASPPTKTVCKDKSLSSETESMETEPTEEGKVPSPAASCEESTLSSHFADQNGVQTCKMENINGESKVKTVITEVTTTTSTVSTESKTVLKVAETGAASEENTTVVSSTENCAISTVTTTTTVTKLTTPATDSNTDVISVQEHSKTVVTTTVTDSLTTPEGTLVTSMTVSKEYSTKDKVKLMKFARPKKSRSGTALPSYRKFVTKSSKKSIFVLPNDDLKKLARRGGIREVPYFNYNAKPALDIWPYPSPRPTFGITWRYRLQTVKSLAGVSLMLRLLWACLKWDDMAAKAPPGGGTTRTETTETEITTTEIIKRRDVGPYGIRSEYCIRKIICPIGVPEAPKETPTPQRKGLRSSALRPKRPETPKQTGPVIMETWVAEEELELWEIRAFAERVEKEKAQAVEQQAKVSEQKKAEEFKAQLEAQLKHQRLAAQQKRLEQQKQVPAGAVGPVATTSSSTATTVSTPQKVVVGPLAGPVPTGTKVVLTTKVGSPATVTFQQNKNFHQTFATWVKQGQASTGVVQVQQKVLGIIPSTTGASQTFTSFQPRTATVTIRPNTTGTLGTTSTSQVVPGPPLRPGMTVIRTPLQQAALGKTIIRAPVVVQQGILPASQTQQVVTQIIRGQPVSTAVSSTSTASPSAGQKAAPSPGAAPAAVPAQPPQPPRPQQGQVKLTMAQLTQLTQGQGGSQGLTVVIQGQGQTTGQLQLIPQGVTVIPGPGQQLMQAAMPNGTIQRFLFTPLPAAATTASTTTTTTTASPSTSGAREQKQVPAASAVPAVPGQPQSQAVLPEAPSQPEAPAPAADPALAPDTPCPAQAPPQLAGLSPPCPTQPQTAVPPGLAQPPAQVVMKQNAVIEHLKQKKMLTPAEREENQRMIVCNQVMKYILDKIDKEEKQAAKKRKREESVEQKRSKQNATKLSALLFKHKEQLKAEILKKRALLDKDLQIEVQEEIKRDLAKIKREKEKAQAAAAAAAAAAAAAAPPPPPPVPPVPPPQQAASVTSCSSTTVPVPVSSQKRKREEEKDSSASKSKKKKMISTTSKETKKDTKLYCICKTPYDESKFYIGCDLCTNWYHGECVGITEKEAKKMDVYICNECKRAQEGSSEELYCICRTPYDESQFYIGCDRCQNWYHGRCVGILQSEADLIDEYVCPQCQSTEDAMTVLSPLTDKDYEGLRRVLRSLQAHKMAWPFLEPVDPNDAPDYYGVIKEPMDLATMEERILKRYYKKVTEFVADMTKIFDNCRYYNPSDSPFYQCAEVLESFFVQKLKGFKASRSHNNKLQSTAS, encoded by the exons gaggcggcggcggccaCGGCAGGGCGGCCTCGGCCAGGAGGAGCATCAGCAAAGTGGTGTACGACGATCATGAgagcgaggaggaggaggacgagaGCATGGTGtccgaggaggaggaggaggaggcagaccCCGAGGATAACCAGGACTCCGAGGAGGAAGACGAGGAGGAGATAATGGAGGAGGACGACGACGACGACTCCGACTACCCCGAGGAGATGGAGGATGAGGACGACGCCAGTTATTGCACTGAGAGCAGCTTCAGGAGCCACAGCACCTACAGCAGCACCCCAG GTAGGAGAAGACAAAGAGCACATCGTCCTCGTTCTCCAATACTGGAAGAGAAGGATATCCCACCCTTGGAGTTTCCCAAATCCTCAGAGGACTTAATGGTGCCTAGTGAGCATATAATGAATGTTATTGCCATCTATGAGGTACTGAGGAACTTTGGCACTGTTTTACGCCTCTCTCCTTTTCGTTTTGAGGacttctgtgctgctctggtaAGTCAAGAGCAGTGCACACTTATGGCAGAGATGCATATAgtgcttttaaaagcagttttacGTGAAGAAGACACTTCAAATACTACCTTTGGACCTGCTGACCTCAAAGATAGCGTTAATTCCACTTTGTATTTCATAGATGGAATGACGTGGCCAGAGGTCCTGCGGGTATATTGTGAGAGTGACAAGGAATACCATCATGTTCTTCCTTACCAAGAGACAGAGGACTATCCCTATGGACCCGTAGAGAATAAAATCAAAGTGCTGCAGTTCTTAGTGGATCAGTTCCTCACCACAAACATTGCCCGCGAAGAGCTGATGTCCGAGGGCGTCATTCAGTACGATGACCACTGTAGGGTGTGCCACAAGCTGGGGGACCTGCTGTGCTGCGAGACCTGCTCGGCCGTGTACCACCTGGAGTGCGTGAAGCCGCCGCTGGAGGAGGTGCCCGAGGACGAGTGGCAGTGCGAGGTGTGCGTGGCACACAAGGTGCCCGGGGTCACCGACTGCGTGGCCGAGATCCAAAAGAACAAGCCCTACATCCGGCACGAGCCCATCGGATACGACCGGCACCGGCGGAAATACTGGTTCCTCAACAGGAGGATCATCAT AGAGGAAGATTCAGAAAGTGAGAAGGATAAGAAGATCTGGTACTACAGCACAAAGatccagctggcagagctgattGAGTGCCTGGACAAGGATTACTGGGAAGCTGATCTATGCAAAACCCTGGAGGAGCTGCGAGAGGAGGTGCATCGGCACATGGATGTGACAGAGGACCTGACCAACAAAGCAAGGGGCAACAACAagtctttcctttctgcagcaAATG ATGAAATTTTGGACATTATCAGagcaagaaaaggagaaatagtgGAAGATAAAAACACAGGAgatgaggaaggagaaaaggccAAAAGTGATGTTGATAATGACCAGACAGATGCTGAGAGAGACAAGGAAGACTCTGGAGACCAAGATAAAACTGAGGAAACACACAATGAGCAAGatgtggaaaaggagaaaacagaag AGGCCACAGTCGTTGGGGATAAAAGTAACTCTGTGACACCAAGTGATGACAACACCACAAATCCCTCTGCAGGAGACAGTAGTTGCCCTGAAGGGAAGAGCGTGGGGTGTCAGTCAGAACCCCCCGATAGCAAGAACGTGGCAGAGAAGAAGGTGGCACCAGAGCCCCCCCTGCAGCTCTCAG AAGAAACTGGCCAGATGATccccagcagcagtggctgtgctgcccctgcccagcccgaGGCTGAgaacagcagtggcagtgagcaGAACGACTCCTTCAGGAGCCTGGAGGATGCTGACAATGCAGAGGGGGCTTCCCAGGCCTCAGAGGACATAG GAGAGAAGTCTAATGGGGAAAGGAGTGAttctccaggagcagggagaggcacAGGAGGCTCCACACGGATGCTCACCAGGCTGAGGAATCCTGACAGCAAACTGAGCCAGATGAAAAACCAGCAggttgctgctgcagcacaggaagcaaacaagtTATATAAAGAGCCCAGAGAG GTTCTGGTGGTCAACTCTCAAGGTGAGGTGTCCCGAGTGAGCACGAAGAAGGACGTTGTGATTAAAGCAAATATGAACAACTATTTcaagctggggcaggaggggaagtACCGTGTTTATCACAACCAATATGCCACCAACTCCTTTGCACTGAAcaagcaccagcacagggaggaccACGACAAGAGGAGACACCTCTCCCATAAGTTCTGCCTGACTCCAGCTGGAGAGTTCAAGTGGAACGGGTCTGTGCACGGGTCCAAAGTTCTCACCATTTCCACCTTGAGGCTCACTATTATCCAGCTGGAAAACAATATCCCAGCATCCTTCCTTCACCCTAACTGGGCTTCCCACAG GTCTAACTGGATTAAGGCTGTTCAGATGTGCAGCAAACCCCGAGAATTTGCACTAGCACTGGCTATATTGGAGTGTGCAATTAAACCAGTTGTCATGCTGCCCATCTGGAGGGAATCCCTGGGCCACACCAG ATTGCGCAGAATGACAGCAatagagagagaagagaaggagaaagtgaaaaaaaaggagaggaaacaagaggaagaagaaaccaTGCAGCAAGCCACGTGGGTGAAGTACACATTTCCTGTCAAACACCAG GTTTGGAAGCAAAAAGGAGAGGAATACAGAGTAACAGGCTATGGTGGCTGGAGCTGGATTAGTAAAACCCACGTCCACAGGTTTATGCCCAAACTGCCAGGAAATACTAATGCAAATTACAGGAAATTGCTATCAA CAAAGAGTGAAGATGAGAAATGCAACTTGGATAAACGAAAAGGGCCAACGAAGGTGAAAACAGAGAAGGACAGAGCGAGGGAGCCCCGAGATGTGCAGGCAAAAGACAAGGCAGATGGTTCAGAAACCCTGGAGAAAGTGAAAGAGGAAAAGTTGtgtgaagaaaaagcagaagttgaTACAATTTCTGAAAACTTAGACCATGCAAAAGACACAG tggaaaaagaaatcGATGGTGAGAATGACAAAGTCATCAAGGAAGAGCCCATGGATGTAGATGATGTGAAAAGTGAATCCTCCCTGAAGGACGAGGACGGCCCCTGCAAGCTGGATATCATCAATGTCAGCGAGGGCTTTCACTTAAGGACTTGCTACAAAAGGAAGGTGAAGTCCTCCAAGCTGGACGGGCTGCTGGAGCGGCGCATCAGGCAGTTCACCCTGGAGGAGAAGCAGCGCCTGGAGAGGCTGAGGCTGGAGGCTGCTGGGAGagcggggggcacaggggctgggagcccccagggacacccagagcagccactcaggaggggcagggagggcacccaGGGTGACATCTCCGCCCAAGGTCAGCCCTGTGTGTCAGGGAAGAGCCAAGCTGAGGATGCAGAACGTGACTCTCTGCCCATCAGCAGCATCTCCTCAACCAAAACTGGTGAGGAGGATGAGCCTTTGACAAGCAAAGgagaggggcagctcctgggtgAAGGCTCACCTCACTCCTCTGAAGGAGAAAGCTCCATTCACAATGATGGGAAAGAGAACAGCCCTGAACCCATGGCTGCTAAGTGTCAAGGACAGGAGGCTCTTGGAGAGCCTGAGAGTTCTTTAGTGGATGGTTTGAaacaaaccagcacaggaggcaGAGTCAAATGGGATGTTTCAGACACAGATGAAAAATCTTTGAAACAAAAACTACCTATGACCAGAGTATCTCAACGAGAGCTCGAGAACTTGGGGCCAGTGGTGCCTGAAAGTGGCTGTCGAAGGGATCCTGTGGCCACTCCTGAAAGACCAGAGTCAGATTCTGAACAGCAGAGCAAAGATCCAGAAAACAATTGTATCACAAAAAGCCATGAGGAAACATCGTCCTCTCAAGAAAGTGAAATGGAGGAAGAAATTGCTCCTGTAAAGACTGAAAgtaaatctgaaaagaaaattaaatttcaccAAAAATCTGCTAGTAAAGATCTGGAACCACTTAAAACAGGGTTGAGTTCTGAAAGAAACTTTGAAAGTCAAACTCTGGAACACATGGATGGGGTGGATGTTAATGAGGATTCACTGAGCTCTAAACTAACAGAGGCTAATGGTCAGAAGAAAGGTCAGGAACTGAAGGTGGAGACAAGCACTGTAAACAAATACCTTGATCAGACAAATGTAAATACTGACAAAAGGAATAATAAAGATGAAGAAACTGAGACAGATGTAGGAAAAGAGAAGTCGTCATTTCAGATGAATGGAAAAGACAGTGCCATTAAAGGGTTATCAAATGCTGACTGCTCagtgaaagacacctgtgaagCCAGGGCAGGGGATATTGAACCAAAagttaataatattaataagtCCCTTCCAGAACATGAAATAAAACCCTTGACTTTTAAGGAATCTGCAGTAAAACCCTTCATGAATGGTGACATCGTGGTAGAGGACACAAAGGACAAAAAGAACGTGGACTCCAAGTCCTGTCTGCAGAGTTCACCCAGGTCTGAGTCTGGAGAGAGTCTTCAGCCAGCAGGTGAAGTTCCCAAGTATGTGCAGAAGGCTGGACAAAACCAGCTTTCTCCTGAGGGATCTGCCAGTGCTGGCTCTGCTTCCCCACCAACAAAGACTGTCTGTAAAGATAAAAGCCTGAGCAGTGAGACAGAATCCATGGAAACTGAACCCACTGAGGAGGGGAAAGTTCCATCTCCTGCAGCCTCATGTGAGGAATCCACCTTGAGTAGTCACTTTGCTGACCAGAATGGTGTACAGAcatgcaaaatggaaaatatcaaTGGAGAAAGCAAAGTCAAGACTGTTATTACTGAGGTGACAACCACAACTTCGACCGTGTCCACGGAATCCAAGACGGTGCTTAAGGTGGCAGAGACTGGAGCTGCCAGCGAGGAGAACACCACAGTGGTTTCATCCACAGAAAACTGTGCCATATCCActgtcaccaccaccaccactgtgACCAAGCTCACCACTCCAGCCACAGACAGCAACACTGATGTCATTTCTGTGCAGGAGCACAGCAAGACAGTGGTTACAACAACTGTCACCGACTCCCTCACCACCCCAGAAGGCACTTTGGTGACTTCCATGACTGTCAGCAAAGAATATTCCACAAAAGACAAAGTCAAGTTAATGAAGTTTGCAAGACCCAAAAAATCTCGTTCTGGAACTGCCTTACCATCTTACAGAAAATTTGTTAccaaaagcagtaaaaaaagtATATTTGTTTTACCCAATGATGACTTAAAGAAGCTGGCCAGGAGAGGAGGGATCAGAGAGGTTCCCTATTTCAATTACAATGCAAAGCCTGCCTTGGATATCTGGCCATATCCATCCCCAAGACCAACTTTTGGGATCACTTGGAG GTACCGACTTCAAACAGTCAAGTCCTTGGCTGGGGTGAGCCTGATGTTGAGGTTGCTGTGGGCATGTCTCAAGTGGGATGATATGGCAGCAAAAGCTCCTCCTGGGGGAGGGACCACCAGGACAg AAACAACTGAAACTGAGATTACAACAACAGAAATAATCAAGAGGAGAGATGTTGGTCCGTATGGAATCCGGTCAGAGTACTGtataagaaaaattatttgtccCATTGGTGTACCAGAGGCTCCTAAAG AAACCCCAACACCGCAGAGGAAGGGACTGCGATCAAGTGCCCTCAGGCCAAAAAGGCCAGAAACACCCAAGCAAACAGGCCCTGTGATAATGGAAACGtgggtggcagaggaggagctggagctgtgggagatCAGGGCATTTGCTGAAAG ggtggagaaggaaaaggcacagGCAGTTGAACAACAGGCTAAGGTTAGTGAACAGAAGAAGGCAGAGGAATTCAAGGCCCAGTTGGAGGCTCAGCTAAAACACCAACGTTTGGCTGCCCAGCAG aagcggctggagcagcagaagcaggtCCCGGCAGGGGCGGTGGGCCCTGTGGCCACCACgtccagcagcactgccaccacCGTGTCCACCCCTCAGAAGGTCGTGGTGGGCCCCCTGGCAGGCCCAGTGCCCACGGGAACCAAGGTCGTGCTGACCACCAAAGTGGGCTCTCCAGCTACAGTCACATTCCAACAGAACAAGAACTTCCATCAGACTTTTGCCACGTGGGTTAAACAAGGCCAGGCTTCAACAG gTGTGGTTCAAGTTCAGCAAAAGGTATTGGGTATCATTCCATCAACTACAGGTGCAAGTCAAACCTTTACTTCATTCCAGCCAAGGACAGCAACTGTTACCATTAGGCCAAACACCACAGGGACATTAGGAACAACAAGCACTTCACAG gtgGTGCCGGGGCCTCCGCTGCGCCCGGGGATGACGGTGATCCGGACTCCGCTCCAGCAGGCTGCCCTCGGCAAGACCATCATCCGAGCTCCTGTGGTGGTGCAACAAGGTATCCTTCCTGCCA GTCAGACCCAGCAGGTGGTGACTCAGATAATCCGGGGGcagcctgtctccacagcagtgtccagcaccagcacagcctctcccagtgctgggcagaaagctgcccccagccccggggctgcccccgcCGCGGTGCCCGcgcagcccccgcagcccccgcgcccGCAGCAGGGGCAGGTGAAGCTCACCATGGCCCAgctcacacagctcacacagggacag ggTGGGAGCCAAGGCTTAACTGTGGTAATTCAGGGACAAGGTCAAACTACTGGTCAATTACAACTAATCCCTCAGGGTGTGACTGTGATACCtggcccaggacagcagctAATGCAGGCAGCTATGCCCAATGGTACCATCCAGAGGTTCCTTTTCAcccccctgccagcagctgctacAACAGCCAgcacaaccaccaccaccaccaccgcTTCTCCTTCCACCTCGG GTGCTAGGGAGCAGAAGCAGGTGCCGgcagcctcagcagtgccagcagtgccgGGGCAGCcgcagagccaggctgtgctgcccgAGGCCCCGAGCCAGCCCGAGGCACCCGCTCCTGCCGCCGACCCCGCGCTGGCTCCCGACACGccgtgcccagcacaggctccacCGCAGCTCGCGGGGCTGTCCCCGCCCTGCCCGACACAGCCACAGACCGCAGTGCCCCCCGGCCTGGCACAGCCGCCAGCTCAG GTGGTTATGAAGCAGAATGCTGTCATAGAACACTTGAAGCAGAAGAAGATGCTGACTCCAgctgagagggaagaaaatcagAG GATGATTGTGTGCAACCAGGTGATGAAGTACATCCTGGATAAGATAGACAAGGAGGAGAAGCAGGCGGCGAAGAAGCGGAAGCGCGAGGAGAGCGTGGAGCAGAAGCGCAGCAAGCAGAACGCCACCAAGCTCTCCGCGCTGCTCTTCAagcacaaggagcagctgaaagctgaaatactgaaaaaaagagcACTTCTGGACAAAGATCTGCAGATTGAAGTGCAG GAGGAGATAAAGAGAGACTTGGCtaaaattaagagagaaaaggaaaaggcccaggcagcagcagctgcagcagccgcagccgccgccgccgctgccccaccaccaccacccccagtgccaccagtgccaccaccaCAGCAGGCAGCCAGCgtcacctcctgctcctccaccactgtcccagtgccagTCTCCTCCCAGAAGAGGAAAcgagaggaggagaaggactCCTCAGCCTCCAAGtccaagaagaagaaaatgattTCTACTACCTCAAAGGAAACGAAGAAGGACACAAAGCTTTACTGCATCTGTAAAACGCCTTACGACGAGTCCAA GTTCTATATTGGCTGTGATCTTTGTACTAACTGGTATCATGGAGAATGTGTTGGAATCACAGAAAAGGAGGCTAAGAAAATGGATGTGTACATCTGTAATGAGTGTAAACGGGCACAAGAGGGCAGCAGTGAGGAGTTGTACTGTATCTGCAGAACACCTTATGATGAGTCGCA GTTCTACATCGGCTGTGACCGGTGCCAGAACTGGTACCACGGGCGCTGCGTGGGCATCCTGCAGAGCGAGGCCGACCTCATCGACGAGTACGTGTGCCCGCAGTGCCAGTCCACCGAGGACGCCATGACCGTGCTCAGCCCCCTCACCGACAAGGACTACGAGGGGCTGAGGAGGGTCCTGCGCTCCCTGCAG